Proteins encoded within one genomic window of Anaerohalosphaeraceae bacterium:
- a CDS encoding immunoglobulin domain-containing protein, producing the protein MKSVKILMWLMTAAAAVCRLGAPVSAGVLVPGLEDSTALVTYPAARAGVAGDHAKITTAKITFAARFNPDVSMITGGPTIVIEDGGTTNGTGLYLGDGNLIFAAKSNNQLGLPTSMNDTDFSDNALAITIGPVKFGAENVVYASFDAAAGKLVTSINGLQRVYTITGSNASKNLDGNTSVSFLGSGAIVPGHMGGLCETGATQFPLLFWNNARNMVQKAGYSNQLGQVFSNVETLELRAYNPVPATGATNVNPLTVTQLQFTPARDPNNMSNPNPKVTGHFVTVYQVQNGEPNLLLPPLYETFVPAGSDPVAVPFTFTWDQVVCWRVEEQIQGKSKGDPANLVGPIWFFTATPSKPIVTVSPAPAAAFPGGQVSFTCEFTSQSAPTVTWYKVGTPDVPLSTSDPDISVVTVPTNGITYASTLTISNIEKADEGSYYCSISNSGGVEASASATLGVKRKVAHWTLNSDSSSYVNGQYLDLSGEGHHATPTLAPVFSSSTPGTLGGQSLDMTAVGQPQAGGDSGVWATAQNTGETTVSAWLNWAGPNGAWQGIVANRQRTDGSFVANYYIEIRQDNGRLQIGGIPGVGDLQIDPLPIGQWVHLAITARAGEVVIYLNGQVANRSTAGQAVPQTLYPVYFGTLGRDLTTGVLLSPFNGYLDDIQIYNYALSWEEVVDLYYPVMQQRVCVNSDNLDLRMDVAGGGQAGDQPDCRVGLADFAVLASSWLNSGLYPAEE; encoded by the coding sequence ATGAAAAGTGTGAAGATTCTGATGTGGCTGATGACAGCAGCTGCGGCCGTATGCCGGCTGGGTGCACCTGTATCAGCGGGTGTGCTGGTCCCGGGACTGGAGGACAGTACGGCTCTGGTGACCTATCCGGCTGCCCGGGCGGGTGTGGCCGGCGACCATGCGAAAATCACCACCGCCAAGATTACCTTTGCGGCCCGGTTCAATCCGGATGTGAGTATGATAACGGGCGGGCCGACGATTGTGATTGAGGACGGCGGTACGACCAATGGAACGGGACTGTATCTGGGAGACGGCAATCTGATTTTTGCGGCCAAAAGCAATAACCAGCTGGGGCTGCCGACCAGTATGAATGATACGGACTTTTCCGACAATGCTCTGGCTATTACCATCGGTCCGGTGAAGTTCGGTGCCGAAAATGTCGTCTATGCTTCGTTTGATGCCGCCGCGGGCAAACTGGTCACCAGCATCAACGGACTGCAGCGGGTTTATACGATTACGGGCTCCAATGCCTCTAAGAACCTGGACGGAAACACATCTGTGAGTTTCTTGGGTTCCGGGGCGATTGTTCCCGGTCATATGGGCGGTCTTTGCGAGACGGGTGCGACCCAGTTTCCTCTGCTGTTTTGGAACAACGCCCGGAATATGGTTCAGAAAGCCGGCTACAGCAACCAGCTCGGTCAGGTGTTTTCGAATGTCGAGACCCTTGAGCTGCGGGCATACAATCCTGTGCCGGCCACCGGTGCGACGAATGTCAATCCGCTGACCGTTACGCAGCTGCAGTTTACTCCGGCCAGAGACCCGAACAACATGAGCAATCCCAATCCGAAAGTGACCGGTCATTTTGTGACGGTGTATCAGGTTCAGAACGGAGAGCCCAATTTGCTTCTTCCTCCGCTGTATGAAACGTTTGTTCCGGCCGGCAGTGACCCGGTTGCAGTTCCGTTTACCTTTACCTGGGACCAGGTGGTCTGCTGGCGTGTGGAAGAGCAGATTCAGGGCAAGAGCAAGGGAGACCCGGCGAATCTGGTCGGTCCGATTTGGTTCTTTACGGCCACGCCTTCCAAGCCGATTGTGACGGTTTCTCCGGCTCCAGCTGCAGCTTTTCCGGGCGGTCAGGTGTCTTTTACCTGCGAGTTTACTTCCCAGTCCGCTCCGACGGTGACGTGGTACAAGGTCGGCACGCCGGATGTTCCCTTAAGCACGTCGGATCCGGATATTTCGGTCGTGACGGTTCCCACAAACGGCATTACCTATGCTTCGACGCTGACCATCAGCAATATCGAGAAAGCCGATGAAGGCAGCTACTACTGCTCGATTTCCAACAGCGGCGGCGTCGAGGCATCCGCTTCGGCGACGCTGGGGGTCAAGCGGAAAGTGGCTCACTGGACGTTGAACAGCGACAGCAGCAGCTATGTCAATGGTCAGTATCTCGATCTAAGCGGTGAAGGGCATCATGCGACACCGACCCTTGCCCCGGTCTTCTCCAGCAGCACGCCGGGCACCCTCGGCGGACAATCGCTGGATATGACGGCTGTTGGGCAGCCGCAGGCCGGAGGCGATTCCGGGGTCTGGGCGACCGCTCAGAATACAGGGGAAACCACAGTTTCGGCCTGGTTAAACTGGGCCGGTCCGAACGGCGCCTGGCAGGGAATTGTCGCCAACCGGCAGCGGACCGACGGCAGTTTTGTTGCCAATTACTACATTGAAATCCGGCAGGATAACGGACGGCTTCAGATTGGCGGCATCCCGGGTGTAGGCGACCTTCAGATTGATCCGCTGCCGATTGGCCAATGGGTACATCTGGCGATTACGGCCAGGGCTGGCGAGGTGGTTATTTACCTGAACGGACAGGTTGCCAATCGAAGCACCGCCGGTCAGGCGGTTCCGCAAACGCTCTATCCGGTCTATTTCGGTACGCTGGGCCGAGACCTGACGACAGGTGTTCTGCTGTCTCCGTTTAACGGCTACCTCGATGATATCCAGATTTACAACTATGCCCTCAGCTGGGAGGAGGTGGTTGATTTGTACTATCCGGTGATGCAGCAGCGGGTGTGTGTGAATTCGGACAATCTGGACCTTCGTATGGATGTGGCCGGCGGCGGTCAGGCCGGTGACCAGCCGGATTGCCGGGTGGGTTTGGCGGATTTTGCGGTGTTAGCTTCTTCGTGGCTGAATTCCGGGCTGTATCCTGCTGAGGAATAA
- a CDS encoding sulfatase-like hydrolase/transferase → MKMDRRTFLKTGLAGSASLVLGGCASSALGDSGSSRPNLIVVIADQLGTNHCGYARYWNGTNYAGAEHARTPNLDRFAEEAMNFKNCVSSMPVCSAFRATLMTGKYTTTTGMVINELRMNPYQECFGHVLTRAGYNTAYIGKWHLYANKLGDHLNPENSFVPRGMHRLGFNGFWAAYNFHHNYYGSYYHTESQEKIYFPSGVYEPDGQTDLAMDWIRCHAKKSSRPFAMILSWGTPHAPWSVDNVPPEYYAHFSNTSLPNPPNYKPANDEPYADSWAELSAADRANLETWRRIYYAMTENLDWNFGRLMRFLSEEGLADNTIVVFTSDHGEMFGSQGRAAKNTFYEEAARIPFLIRWPGRIPAGGVSDACISSADFMPTFLGLMGLPIPSRVEGMNLAHLVQGQSGPEPEFAFLQNTGACASWENGYEWRAVRDKQYTYAQYKVDGKELLFDNINDPYQMTNLADNSSYQDKKNELRSKMLAKMASISDTFEVSTYYRDNWTDGNRVILRGARG, encoded by the coding sequence ATGAAGATGGATCGGCGAACGTTTTTGAAAACAGGCCTTGCCGGCTCGGCGAGTCTGGTTTTGGGGGGATGTGCTTCCTCTGCGCTGGGGGATTCGGGCTCGAGCAGACCCAATTTAATTGTCGTCATTGCGGACCAGCTGGGAACCAATCACTGCGGCTATGCGAGGTATTGGAACGGGACGAATTATGCCGGTGCCGAGCATGCGCGGACGCCGAACCTGGACCGGTTCGCCGAGGAGGCAATGAATTTTAAGAATTGTGTATCCAGCATGCCGGTCTGCTCGGCCTTTCGGGCGACGCTGATGACGGGCAAATATACGACCACGACCGGCATGGTTATCAATGAACTGCGGATGAATCCGTATCAGGAGTGTTTCGGCCATGTCCTCACGAGGGCCGGCTACAATACGGCCTATATCGGCAAGTGGCATCTGTACGCCAATAAACTGGGAGACCATCTGAATCCGGAGAATTCATTCGTGCCCCGGGGTATGCATCGGCTTGGATTCAACGGATTTTGGGCGGCTTATAATTTCCATCATAATTATTACGGAAGCTATTATCATACGGAGTCGCAGGAGAAGATTTATTTCCCCTCGGGGGTCTATGAGCCGGACGGACAGACGGATTTGGCGATGGACTGGATTCGCTGCCATGCGAAAAAATCCTCTCGTCCGTTTGCGATGATTCTCTCGTGGGGCACTCCCCATGCTCCGTGGTCGGTTGATAATGTGCCGCCGGAGTACTATGCACACTTTTCGAATACGAGTCTGCCCAATCCGCCCAATTACAAACCGGCCAACGACGAGCCGTATGCGGACAGCTGGGCGGAGCTGAGTGCTGCGGACCGGGCGAATCTGGAAACCTGGCGGCGGATTTATTATGCGATGACGGAAAATCTGGACTGGAATTTCGGCCGCCTGATGCGGTTTTTGTCCGAGGAGGGGCTGGCGGACAATACGATTGTGGTTTTCACCTCCGACCACGGGGAAATGTTCGGCTCGCAGGGTCGTGCGGCGAAGAATACGTTTTATGAAGAAGCGGCCCGAATTCCGTTTTTGATTCGCTGGCCGGGCCGGATTCCCGCCGGAGGGGTTTCGGATGCCTGTATTTCGTCGGCGGATTTTATGCCGACCTTTTTGGGGCTGATGGGGCTGCCGATTCCTTCCCGGGTGGAAGGGATGAATCTGGCGCATCTGGTGCAGGGGCAGAGCGGGCCGGAACCGGAGTTTGCGTTTCTGCAGAATACGGGGGCCTGTGCGAGCTGGGAGAACGGCTACGAATGGCGGGCCGTTCGCGATAAGCAGTATACCTATGCTCAGTACAAGGTCGATGGGAAGGAACTGCTTTTTGACAATATCAATGATCCGTATCAGATGACGAATCTGGCGGACAATTCCTCGTATCAGGACAAAAAGAACGAACTGCGCAGCAAGATGCTGGCGAAGATGGCTTCCATCAGCGATACATTTGAAGTGTCCACCTATTACCGGGACAACTGGACGGACGGAAATCGAGTCATCCTTCGCGGAGCACGGGGATAA
- a CDS encoding type II secretion system protein: MNMRRRVRRKEAFTLIELLVVIAIIAMLLAILVPSLKRAKQQAQGVICRSNLKQWGAFWNLYLTDYKNRFPDPFDANNQQVLWVGPLKPYYQGGGEEMRMCPAATKEEFLAPGWSYAWQVVPPGSPEEQFKSSYGVNNWTYDHRDRDGDGLLWGRELAYHWKRSDVNQGTSQIPLFLDCFRWGGHPRDWRYDQPFDDPGSPHGYTALPNTYEEFFNNCLTSHEMRRFCLDRHNGSVNVLFLDLSADRVGLKRLWQLKWHKAFDTQGFRGTWPSWINKYK, encoded by the coding sequence ATGAACATGCGGCGACGAGTGCGGAGGAAAGAAGCGTTTACTCTGATTGAACTGCTGGTGGTGATTGCCATTATTGCGATGCTGCTGGCGATTCTGGTTCCGTCTTTGAAAAGGGCCAAGCAGCAGGCACAGGGTGTGATTTGCCGCTCAAATCTAAAACAGTGGGGAGCGTTTTGGAACCTGTATCTGACGGATTACAAAAACCGTTTTCCGGATCCGTTTGATGCCAATAATCAGCAGGTGTTGTGGGTTGGACCGCTGAAACCGTATTACCAGGGCGGGGGTGAGGAGATGCGGATGTGCCCGGCGGCCACGAAAGAGGAGTTTCTTGCACCCGGCTGGAGCTATGCCTGGCAGGTGGTGCCTCCCGGTTCTCCCGAGGAGCAGTTCAAAAGCAGCTACGGCGTGAACAACTGGACGTATGATCACAGGGACCGAGACGGAGACGGGCTTTTATGGGGGCGGGAACTGGCTTACCACTGGAAGCGGTCGGATGTCAATCAGGGGACCAGTCAAATTCCGCTGTTTCTGGACTGCTTCCGCTGGGGCGGTCATCCGCGGGACTGGCGGTATGATCAGCCGTTTGATGACCCGGGCAGTCCGCATGGATACACGGCTTTGCCCAACACCTATGAGGAGTTTTTCAACAATTGTCTGACCTCTCATGAGATGAGGCGTTTTTGTCTGGACCGGCATAACGGGAGTGTGAACGTTCTGTTTCTGGATCTGTCGGCCGACCGGGTCGGACTGAAGCGGCTGTGGCAGCTGAAATGGCATAAGGCCTTTGATACACAGGGGTTCCGGGGAACGTGGCCCAGTTGGATTAACAAGTACAAATAA
- a CDS encoding FecR domain-containing protein, whose product MRKKEPQFVEQLTGLFVLSLEGTISPEQFEVLTNLLKANKAARDYYYDFIASYVGMSHLGILSERISAEDSWPNPQLWNELLSFERSAPALEIPSCPPPIEEAEKPRNAPCSSRVNKVSLVSLLVSAAALIFVIAYGFLTSLGRGVEVATLSDSINAKWADRAGPVEKGTRLATGDEQWLLREGYAELQFDNQAKVVLEGPAEFQILASDRIGLRYGKVYVRAPGEAAGFSVYTPDAKIIDLGTEFGVQADIGGDTQVHVLKGKTMLLAGRSGRVNLEISQGHAKKVAGKTGEISDIECLSDYFVRAINSKSESIWRGQNLCLADIVGGGSGFGTGLRGSCINTVTGQWKADSYLPANSTTIRPGTHMVSDHQYHPVRGNPFLDGVFIPDGEFGPVQITSRGHLFRDFPDTSGLGWGGIIYPDQTLLTRPIRLNKVQYGLPGKGALFMHGNAGITFDLEKIRSACPAGMIREFRAVYGIADEYLDGGGCPAYADFWVLVDGQVRFVRKGVQVRQGGTISVPLSNQDRFLTLVTTDGGKGSPEYDNRTSFNDWSVFGEPCLVFE is encoded by the coding sequence ATGAGGAAGAAGGAGCCGCAGTTTGTCGAACAGCTGACGGGGCTGTTTGTCCTTTCGCTGGAAGGGACGATCAGTCCGGAGCAGTTTGAGGTTCTGACGAATCTGCTGAAGGCGAATAAGGCGGCGCGGGACTATTACTATGATTTCATTGCTTCCTATGTGGGGATGAGCCATCTGGGAATCCTTTCGGAGCGGATTTCGGCGGAGGACAGCTGGCCCAACCCGCAACTATGGAACGAACTGCTGAGCTTTGAGCGGTCTGCTCCGGCCCTGGAGATTCCCTCCTGCCCGCCGCCGATTGAGGAGGCGGAAAAGCCCAGAAACGCTCCGTGTTCTTCAAGAGTGAATAAAGTTTCTCTTGTGTCGCTGCTGGTTTCCGCTGCAGCGCTGATTTTTGTTATTGCGTACGGCTTTTTGACCTCGCTCGGGCGCGGGGTGGAGGTGGCGACCCTGTCGGACAGCATCAACGCGAAATGGGCGGATAGGGCTGGTCCGGTGGAGAAAGGGACACGTCTGGCGACGGGAGATGAGCAGTGGCTGCTGCGGGAAGGATATGCGGAGCTGCAGTTTGACAATCAGGCGAAAGTAGTGCTGGAAGGGCCGGCGGAATTTCAGATTCTGGCATCGGACCGAATCGGTCTGCGGTACGGCAAGGTGTATGTAAGGGCCCCCGGCGAGGCGGCGGGATTTTCCGTTTATACTCCGGATGCAAAAATCATTGATTTAGGGACGGAGTTCGGCGTCCAGGCGGATATCGGGGGTGATACACAGGTGCATGTATTGAAGGGCAAGACGATGCTGCTTGCCGGCCGAAGCGGCCGAGTGAATCTGGAAATCAGTCAGGGACACGCCAAGAAGGTTGCCGGCAAAACCGGCGAGATTTCCGATATTGAATGCCTGTCCGATTATTTTGTCCGCGCTATCAATTCCAAATCGGAATCGATTTGGCGGGGGCAGAATCTTTGCCTGGCGGATATCGTCGGCGGCGGCAGCGGTTTTGGGACGGGTCTTCGCGGCTCCTGCATTAATACCGTAACAGGTCAGTGGAAGGCGGACAGTTATCTGCCGGCGAATTCGACCACGATTCGCCCGGGAACGCATATGGTCAGCGACCATCAGTACCATCCGGTCCGGGGCAATCCGTTTCTTGACGGCGTTTTCATTCCGGACGGGGAGTTCGGGCCGGTTCAAATCACCAGCCGCGGACATTTGTTCCGAGATTTCCCGGATACATCCGGTCTGGGGTGGGGCGGCATTATCTATCCGGACCAGACCCTTTTGACGCGTCCCATTCGACTGAACAAGGTTCAATACGGGCTTCCCGGAAAAGGGGCTTTATTTATGCACGGCAATGCCGGGATTACCTTTGATTTGGAGAAAATCCGCTCCGCCTGCCCGGCGGGGATGATTCGGGAGTTTCGGGCTGTGTACGGGATTGCAGATGAGTATTTAGACGGCGGAGGATGCCCCGCCTATGCGGATTTCTGGGTTCTGGTGGACGGACAGGTCCGGTTTGTTCGAAAAGGCGTTCAGGTGCGTCAGGGCGGGACCATTTCTGTCCCCTTATCAAATCAGGATCGGTTTCTGACTCTGGTGACCACGGACGGCGGCAAAGGCAGTCCGGAATATGACAATCGAACCTCGTTTAACGACTGGTCGGTCTTTGGAGAGCCCTGTCTGGTTTTTGAATAG
- a CDS encoding sigma-70 family RNA polymerase sigma factor: protein MDKNTVEKLDSSEAFLRVFLPNQNRILSFILCYIPNRTDAEDVFQNTTFVLWKKFDRYQPGSDFLAWSIMIARFEILSYYKKKKSEGGLYFDEEMQKILDAEMKAFDSRFEQRMDALRECLKKLISEEVRLLKMRYEENLPLARIAERLSITSAAVFKRISKIHSRLIQCIRQRIAFGEAV, encoded by the coding sequence ATGGACAAAAACACCGTAGAAAAATTGGATTCTTCAGAGGCCTTTTTGCGGGTTTTTCTGCCGAATCAGAACCGGATTCTTTCTTTTATTCTCTGTTATATCCCCAACCGGACGGATGCGGAGGATGTTTTCCAAAATACGACTTTTGTACTCTGGAAGAAATTTGACCGGTACCAGCCGGGCAGCGATTTTCTTGCCTGGAGCATTATGATTGCCCGCTTTGAAATCCTGTCTTACTACAAAAAGAAGAAAAGCGAGGGGGGCCTTTATTTCGACGAAGAGATGCAGAAAATTCTCGATGCGGAAATGAAAGCGTTCGACAGCCGATTTGAACAGCGGATGGATGCCCTTCGGGAGTGTCTGAAGAAGTTAATCTCGGAGGAAGTGCGGCTTCTGAAGATGCGGTATGAAGAGAATCTGCCGCTGGCTCGGATTGCGGAGCGGTTGAGCATTACGTCTGCGGCGGTTTTCAAACGGATTTCGAAGATTCACAGCCGACTGATTCAGTGCATTCGGCAGCGGATTGCTTTCGGAGAGGCCGTATGA
- a CDS encoding PEP-CTERM sorting domain-containing protein — protein sequence MKKVFVLAALCLMGAAQADLVVNGVDPGATWYGWMNVFDMSMNYQWGSAWGTADLRAGFAGDTLVLQSNTNCWNPSDPYWVVNGAPNKMMEGNFYREWYGGLAGQTVTFTYLVLSNNLAAEGYSTKAFIKVLDPASGWATINMVSANLTPGLNTLTLTVNPIALPVTQVGFAVLGPVSDPAGAIASKAVVISTVPEPASLALLGLGGLLLRRKN from the coding sequence ATGAAAAAAGTATTCGTTTTGGCTGCTCTTTGTTTGATGGGAGCCGCTCAGGCAGACTTGGTGGTCAATGGGGTTGACCCCGGTGCAACCTGGTATGGATGGATGAATGTTTTTGATATGAGCATGAATTATCAATGGGGCAGTGCGTGGGGCACAGCGGACCTTCGGGCCGGTTTTGCAGGGGATACACTGGTTCTTCAGTCGAACACCAACTGCTGGAATCCGTCGGACCCGTATTGGGTTGTGAACGGCGCCCCCAATAAAATGATGGAAGGCAACTTCTATCGGGAATGGTACGGCGGTCTGGCCGGCCAGACGGTCACCTTCACCTATCTGGTGCTGAGCAACAACCTTGCGGCGGAAGGGTACAGCACAAAGGCGTTTATTAAGGTTTTGGATCCGGCCAGCGGCTGGGCAACGATTAATATGGTCTCTGCGAATCTGACCCCCGGTCTGAATACCCTGACCCTGACGGTTAACCCGATTGCTCTGCCGGTCACTCAGGTCGGCTTTGCGGTTCTGGGGCCGGTCAGCGATCCGGCCGGTGCGATTGCCTCCAAGGCTGTTGTGATTTCTACAGTTCCGGAGCCGGCCTCGCTGGCTTTGCTCGGTCTGGGCGGTCTGCTGCTTCGCAGGAAAAACTAA
- a CDS encoding prepilin-type N-terminal cleavage/methylation domain-containing protein, protein MCLKTQKSAAFTLIELLVVIAIISLLLAVIVPALRKAKESARAVVCRTHLKTLALANELYASRCDNWYVPVIDTTMTARGEPTWNSNTLFRELVGLQSAYVGSSYVLPPEYLCPSDRQSNEAYWNQAGVTYANFVSYGCNLTDWGPDSRSPVSWSGNIPVSTWSCRFRAGMLRTPAEAIMFADSGDIWVRKAGADYKTYWNQYGQDIVKYRARNMWHPVYYRHKEGANLSFFDGHVEFLKKESLFFYQNNTDTPDDGRNNQIWFCIPQNRP, encoded by the coding sequence ATGTGCCTCAAAACTCAGAAATCCGCCGCCTTTACGCTGATTGAACTGCTGGTTGTCATCGCCATTATCTCTCTTCTGCTGGCCGTCATCGTCCCCGCCCTGCGAAAAGCCAAAGAATCCGCCCGCGCCGTCGTCTGCCGAACGCACCTGAAAACCCTCGCGTTAGCCAATGAACTTTATGCCTCCCGCTGCGACAACTGGTACGTGCCGGTAATTGACACTACGATGACTGCCCGCGGCGAACCAACCTGGAACTCCAATACCCTCTTTCGTGAACTGGTCGGACTTCAAAGCGCCTATGTCGGCAGCAGTTATGTTCTCCCGCCGGAGTACCTCTGTCCCTCTGACAGGCAATCCAACGAGGCCTACTGGAATCAGGCCGGCGTGACGTATGCCAATTTCGTCAGCTACGGCTGCAACCTGACTGACTGGGGCCCCGACTCCCGCAGTCCGGTCTCCTGGAGCGGCAACATTCCCGTGAGCACCTGGTCCTGCCGCTTCCGAGCCGGAATGCTCCGTACACCCGCCGAAGCGATTATGTTTGCCGACAGCGGCGACATCTGGGTCCGCAAAGCCGGCGCCGATTATAAAACCTATTGGAATCAGTACGGGCAGGACATCGTCAAATACCGCGCCCGCAATATGTGGCATCCCGTTTATTACCGACACAAGGAAGGAGCCAACCTCTCCTTTTTTGACGGGCACGTCGAATTTCTTAAAAAGGAATCTCTCTTCTTCTACCAGAACAACACCGATACTCCTGATGACGGGCGAAACAATCAGATTTGGTTCTGCATCCCCCAAAACCGTCCCTAA
- a CDS encoding MFS transporter: MIFGSSSKTAPEDRIGLVQKSAYAVGMFVNNLQAAALPAMAVILNLGLKVDPVLVGLLAAVPRAFDALTDPVMGYISDNTRSRWGRRRPYIFWGAIASGVIFALMWQLPAGHSQAFYFWVFLTASLAFFGAYTVYATPFVAFGYEMTPDYHERTRLHTFANTVGQAAWLIAPWFYALMADEKLFTDKVQGARVLAVFIGAAVAVLGVVPAIFCRERFAQMPAAAQVPGGVWKNLLDFFKTFGQTFRCRPFVKLCAATFLVFNGYQLGVSFSLYVMIYYVYRGSDQLGGHLQGLYGTLMSAVTLVIVIPLTGWVATRIGKRPTFFCTIGLSLVGYALKWVGYNPNHPNWLLYAAPLAAFGTGSLFTLMGSMISDVCDYDELQSGQRREGMFGAIYWWMVKVGMSAAGLLAGILLRLSGFDVNLGPAQPEAALFWLRVFDVGIPLATSALAIAVIYTYEIDETKANEIRQILEKRRGKRPA; encoded by the coding sequence ATGATTTTCGGTTCTTCCTCAAAAACGGCCCCTGAAGACCGGATTGGGCTGGTGCAGAAGTCGGCATATGCGGTGGGGATGTTTGTCAACAACCTTCAGGCGGCGGCCCTGCCGGCAATGGCGGTGATTCTGAATCTGGGGCTGAAGGTGGACCCGGTGCTGGTGGGCTTGCTGGCCGCTGTCCCGCGTGCGTTTGATGCGCTGACGGACCCTGTGATGGGGTACATCTCGGACAATACGCGGTCGCGGTGGGGACGGCGGCGTCCTTACATTTTCTGGGGGGCGATTGCATCGGGGGTGATTTTTGCTCTGATGTGGCAGCTGCCGGCCGGGCACAGCCAGGCATTTTATTTCTGGGTTTTTCTGACAGCTTCACTGGCGTTTTTCGGGGCCTACACGGTCTATGCGACGCCGTTTGTAGCGTTCGGCTATGAGATGACGCCGGATTATCACGAACGCACCCGCCTGCATACCTTCGCCAATACGGTCGGACAGGCCGCCTGGCTGATTGCACCGTGGTTTTATGCGCTGATGGCCGATGAGAAGCTCTTTACGGATAAAGTGCAGGGGGCCCGGGTTTTAGCGGTCTTTATCGGGGCGGCGGTGGCGGTGCTGGGGGTGGTGCCGGCGATTTTCTGTCGGGAGCGGTTCGCCCAGATGCCGGCGGCGGCGCAGGTGCCGGGCGGCGTGTGGAAAAACCTGCTGGATTTTTTCAAGACATTCGGGCAGACCTTTCGATGCCGGCCGTTTGTGAAACTTTGTGCTGCGACATTTTTGGTATTCAACGGCTATCAGCTGGGTGTGTCGTTTTCTCTGTATGTGATGATTTATTATGTGTACCGCGGAAGCGACCAGCTGGGCGGTCATCTTCAGGGCTTATACGGCACGCTGATGTCGGCGGTCACCTTGGTGATTGTGATTCCGCTGACCGGCTGGGTGGCGACACGAATCGGCAAGCGTCCGACCTTTTTCTGCACCATTGGGCTGTCGCTGGTGGGGTACGCCCTGAAGTGGGTCGGGTATAATCCGAATCATCCGAATTGGCTGCTCTATGCGGCTCCGCTGGCGGCGTTCGGGACGGGGTCGCTGTTTACCCTGATGGGCTCGATGATTTCGGATGTGTGCGATTATGATGAACTGCAAAGCGGACAGCGTCGGGAAGGGATGTTCGGGGCGATTTACTGGTGGATGGTGAAGGTGGGGATGTCGGCGGCCGGTTTGCTGGCCGGGATTCTGCTGCGGCTGTCCGGCTTTGATGTGAATCTCGGCCCTGCTCAGCCGGAAGCAGCGCTGTTCTGGCTGCGGGTGTTTGATGTGGGGATTCCGCTGGCGACCTCGGCGCTGGCAATCGCGGTGATTTACACGTATGAGATTGACGAAACGAAAGCCAACGAAATCCGACAGATTTTGGAAAAGCGAAGGGGCAAACGGCCGGCATAA